A stretch of DNA from Catenulispora acidiphila DSM 44928:
TGGCGCAGGCCATGTCGGCATTGTCCGCGAGCACCGCCCCAGCGCCGATCCTTGCCTCGAAGGCCGACGGCTGGGTGGCCCGCGCCGGAGCCCCGCTGGCGGGGTTCCTCGGCGGGCTCGGCCTGCCCGGCGCGCGGGCCCGCAAGGACCTGGCGGTCCTGGAGCGCTCGACGTCAGCGCACCTGGCACAGAAGGGCATGCTCGCTGTACTCGGTCTCGGCGCTCCGCTGGCCATGGCCGCACTGATGTCAGCGGCCGGGTCGCCGCTGGGCTGGCTGCTGCCGCTGTGGCTGTCGGTCGCATTCGCCGCAGCCGGGTTCCTGGCTCCGGACTACGTCATCCGTGCCGAGGCCGCCGAGCGCCGCAAGGACATGGTCCGGGCCCTGAGCGCGTTCCTGGACCTGGTCACGCTGTCGCTGGCCGCTGGCGGCGGGGTCGAGGCGGCATTGAAGGAAGCCTCGCTCGTGGGCGACGGCTGGGCCTTCACCGCGCTGCGCAAGGCCCTGGCCACCGCCGAGATCTCCCGAGTGGCCCCCTGGCAGACCCTCGGTCAGCTCGGCGCGGAGCTGGACGTTCCGGCGCTGGGCGAGCTGGCCGCTTCGTTGGCGCTTGCCGGCTCTGAGGGCGCGAAGGTCCGCGCGTCGCTGTCGGCCAAGGCCGCCACGCTGCGCGCGAATGGCCTGGCTGAGGCCCAGGGCGAGGCGAACGCCGCCAGCGAGCGGATGAGCTTGCCCGTGGTCGTCATGGGCTTGGGCTTCATGCTCCTGATCGGCTACCCGGCCATGGCCCACGTCATGAACGGCCTGTGAAAAGAAGCGATGGAGACGGCGATGCGGCAGGCGAAGGAGGGAACCCGGATGCCCACTCAGGCGCGCACCAGTCAGCGCCCGAGCCGGTGCGTGCTGCTGGTCGGACCCGCGATCGCCGCCGCGCTAGCCCTGCTAGTCGCCTTCGTCGCCGCCGTGCTCGAACCGTCGGCGTCGGCATGGTCTCTGCTGCGGCTGGTCGCGTTGCTCGCAGCGGGCTGGATTCCGATCCGGCTGGCCCGCGAGGCGGCAGCGTACTGCGCCGAAGACGCGGGGCGGCCCAAAGACCGCGCCGTGCGCGTCGCGAACCGGAGCAGCGGGGTGCTCGACGTCCCCGCTGTGTCCACCCACAGCTTCGGCCGGGCACTCGCGCCCGGCCGGGAGGCGTTGCCGTCCGGCAGCACGCATATCTGAAACACCAAGGAAAGGCGCAAGAAGATGTCTGAGCTCACCCCCCTGAAGATCATGTTCCAGGGCTACCTGGCCCGGTTCAACGAGCTGCGCAAGGAGGAGAACCGCGAGTCCGGGATGGGCACCGTTGAGCTGATCGTCATCGCCGGAGCCCTGGTGCTCATTGCGATCGCCGTCACGGCGATCCTGAAGAGCAAGGCCACCGGCGCCGCGAACAACCTCAATCTCTCGCCGAACCAGTGAGGCGTCCCGGCGCGAACCTCGCTGTCACCAGGGGGCCGTCCCGCCTCGCCCGGCTGCGCGAGCAGCCCGAGCGCGGGTCGGTCACCCTGGAGATGGTGTTGGCCTTCCCGCTGCTCCTGCTGATCCTCCTGGTGGCGCAGTTCACCATGTTCTACTTCGGTTCCGAAGCCGCACACACCGCCGCCAGCCAGGCTGTCGCTGTGGCCCGTG
This window harbors:
- a CDS encoding TadE/TadG family type IV pilus assembly protein, with the protein product MRRPGANLAVTRGPSRLARLREQPERGSVTLEMVLAFPLLLLILLVAQFTMFYFGSEAAHTAASQAVAVARAQGATSGSGQAQGQQILDQVAGGTLPQRSITVTRGAAEAIADVTGTVQSLIPGFHLHVSAHAAAPVEAWTK
- a CDS encoding type II secretion system F family protein, with protein sequence MMTALICGGGFGLAVAVLVYGLYPPKPTLAQAMSALSASTAPAPILASKADGWVARAGAPLAGFLGGLGLPGARARKDLAVLERSTSAHLAQKGMLAVLGLGAPLAMAALMSAAGSPLGWLLPLWLSVAFAAAGFLAPDYVIRAEAAERRKDMVRALSAFLDLVTLSLAAGGGVEAALKEASLVGDGWAFTALRKALATAEISRVAPWQTLGQLGAELDVPALGELAASLALAGSEGAKVRASLSAKAATLRANGLAEAQGEANAASERMSLPVVVMGLGFMLLIGYPAMAHVMNGL